A genomic segment from Ciconia boyciana chromosome 5, ASM3463844v1, whole genome shotgun sequence encodes:
- the NUP54 gene encoding nucleoporin p54 isoform X2, whose translation MAFNFGATAGAGAANPTGAFGGFGTTTTTAGPAFSFSAPTNTGTGGLFGATQNKGFGFGTSFGTGTGTGLGSGLGTGLGFGGFGTQQQQTTLGSSLFSQPAQTPAQSNQLINTASALSAPTLLGDERDAILAKWNQLQAFWGTGKGYFNNNIAPVEFSQENPFCRFKAVGYSLMPNNKDEDGLVVLVFNRKEIDIRSQQQQLVESLHKILGGNQTLTVNVEGVKTMPDDQTEVIIYVVERSPNGTSRRVPATTLYAHFEQANIKSSLQQLGVSLSMARTELSPAQVKQLLQNPPAGVDPIIWEQAKVDNPDPDKLIPVPMVGFKELLRRLKVQDQMTKQHQTRLDIISEDISELQKNQTTTMAKIAQYKRKLMALSHRTLQASFVGVNKAGDPKEKWLCHSSRRRAASCTVRYHSV comes from the exons ATGGCCTTCAACTTCGGGGCGACGGCGGGCGCTGGTGCCGCCAACCCGACCG GTGCATTTGGAGGATTTGGGACAACTACCACCACTGCGGGACCAGCATTTAGTTTTTCTGCTCCCACCAATACAGGCACCGGCG GACTCTTTGGTGCTACCCAGAACAAAGGCTTTGGATTTGGTACTAGTTTTGGCACAGGAACTGGAACTGGCTTGGGTAGTGGGTTGGGAACTGGGCTTGGCTTCGGAGGTTTTGGTACCCAGCAGCAACAGACCA CGTTAGGAAGCAGCTTGTTCAGCCAGCCTGCTCAGACACCTGCCCAGTCGAACCAGCTCATCAATACAGCCAGTGCCCTCTCGGCTCCAACACTCCTAGGAGATGAGAGAGATGCCATTTTGGCAAAATGGAACCAGCTTCAGGCCTTCTGGGGAACAGGCAAAGGTTACTTCAACAATAACATCGCTCCAGTGGAGTTCTCGCAGGAAAACCCCTTCTGCAGGTTTAAG GCTGTGGGTTACAGTTTAATGCCCAACAACAAAGATGAAGATGGTCTCGTGGTCTTGgtctttaacagaaaagaaatagatattcgaagccagcagcagcagcttgtaGAATCACTACACAAAATTCTAGGAGGAAACCAGACCCTCACTGTCAACGTAGAAGGTGTTAAAACGATGCCAGATGACCA GACAGAAGTGATCATTTACGTTGTTGAGCGCTCGCCCAACGGCACTTCGAGGAGAGTTCCCGCGACGACCCTCTACGCCCACTTTGAACAAGCCAACATAAAATcgtccctgcagcagctgggggtcAGCCTCTCCATGGCCAGAACGGAGCTTTCCCCGGCACAAGTCAAACAGCTCCTGCAGAACCCTCCTGCCG gtgttgATCCTATTATATGGGAACAAGCCAAAGTTGATAATCCTGATCCTGACAA GCTTATTCCTGTGCCAATGGTGGGTTTCAAGGAGCTGTTGAGAAGATTGAAGGTCCAAGATCAGATGACCAAACAACATCAAACTCGATTAGAT ATAATATCAGAAGATATCAGTGAGCTGCAGAAAAACCAAACGACAACTATGGCAAAAATTGCACAGTACAAAAGGAAACTGATGGCGCTTTCTCACAGAACGTTACAG
- the SCARB2 gene encoding lysosome membrane protein 2: MKSLCLVTVGVLAMTLLIASISLLVAHVFQTVVDLQVKQGTVLKNGTETFEAWEDPPPPVYMQFYFFNVTNPLEVLQGDTPLVEEIGPYTYREYRPRVHVQFLDNGTKVSALNPKTYVFEPQKSVGDPEVDLIRTVNIPAVTAMEWTRSTPLQFATEVLLLLYQESLFTVHTVHELLWGYKDRLLSTIHLLHPEIDPVFGFFNKMNGTDDGEYVFLSGETNYLNFSRIVEWKGKESLSWWTTETCNMINGTDGTSFHPLISKDENIYIFSSDFCRSFYLVYDSSGTVAGIPAYRFVPSAMVFANTTVNPDNAGFCVPPGNCPGTGVLNVSICKQGAPIFLSAPHFYQADQKFIEDIEGMHPKKEYHETFLDINPLTGLVLRAAKRMQINVHVRKLPEFFETGNIRTLIFPVMYINESVLIDEASASKLKHVLLEASVVTGIPFVIMALGIVFGVVFIVLVCRSRGISEESTEDERSPLIRTS, translated from the exons gGAACAGTATTGAAAAATGGCACGGAAACCTTTGAAGCCTGGGAGGATCCTCCTCCACCAGTCTACATGCAGTTCTACTTTTTTAATGTGACAAATCCTTTAGAAGTGCTTCAAGGCGATACTCCTCTTGTAGAGGAAATAGGGCCGTACACCTACCG AGAATACAGGCCAAGAGTGCATGTTCAGTTTTTGGACAACGGTACCAAAGTATCTGCTCTGAATCCAAAGACGTATGTATTTGAACCTCAGAAGTCAGTGGGAGACCCTGAAGTGGACCTGATTAGAACAGTTAATATTCCTGCAGTG ACTGCGATGGAGTGGACCAGGTCAACCCCTCTTCAGTTTGCCACagaagtgctgctgcttctgtacCAAGAGTCCCTGTTTACAGTTCACACCGTTCATGAATTACTGTGGGGCTACAAAGACAGGCTCCTGTCAACCATTCATCTTTTGCATCCTGAGATCGATCCAGTATTTGGTTTCTTTAATAAG ATGAATGGAACCGATGATGGAGAATATGTTTTCCTAAGTGGGGAAACGAACTACCTTAATTTCTCAAGGATTGtggaatggaaaggaaaaga GTCATTGAGCTGGTGGACAACAGAAACATGTAACATGATCAACGGAACAGATGGGACATCCTTTCACCCGCTGATTAGCAAAGATGAGAACATTTAcatcttttcttctgatttctgcaG aTCTTTTTACCTGGTGTATGACAGCTCGGGAACTGTTGCAGGCATCCCAGCCTACCGCTTTGTGCCCTCTGCTATGGTATTTGCCAACACGACGGTTAACCCAGACAATGCGGGATTCTGCGTGCCACCAGGAAACTGCCCTGGCACTGGTGTCCTGAATGTCAGCATCTGCAAGCAAG GTGCTCCAATATTTCTATCAGCTCCACATTTTTACCAAGCAGATCAAAAGTTTATAGAGGACATAGAGGGCATGCATCCCAAAAAGGAATATCATGAGACATTTCTGGACATCAATCCT CTGACAGGGCTTGTTCTGCGAGCAGCCAAGCGGATGCAAATCAACGTTCATGTCAGAAAATTACCTGAATTTTT TGAAACAGGCAACATCCGAACGCTAATTTTCCCAGTGATGTACATAAACGAG AGTGTTCTGATTGATGAAGCATCTGCCAGCAAACTCAAGCACGTCCTGCTGGAAGCCAGTGTTGTAACTGGAATCCCCTTCGTAATCATGGCTCTAGGAATTgtttttggggttgtttttattGTGCTCGTGTGCAGGTCCCGGGGAATAAGTGAAGAG agtacTGAAGATGAAAGATCCCCACTCATCAGGACGTCTTAG